A single region of the Cricetulus griseus strain 17A/GY unplaced genomic scaffold, alternate assembly CriGri-PICRH-1.0 unplaced_scaffold_1, whole genome shotgun sequence genome encodes:
- the LOC100766483 gene encoding zinc finger protein 431-like isoform X4 codes for MTYKDVHIDFTWEEWSLLDTSQKNLYKDVMLETYKNLADIGKTIQHIIEYGKAFMYTHFPCRHERSQTGERSSEHTQCVNAFTYNSDLQRHKRSHTGEKPYECNQCGKAFSRHSHLQSHKRTHTGEKPYECNQCGKAFSQHSHLQRHKTSHTGEKPYECNQCGKAFSQHSTLQIHKRTHTGEKPYECNQCGKAFSQHSLLQRHKRTHTGEKPYECNQCGKAFSCHSNLQVHKRSHSGEKPYGCNECGKAFSCHGNLQMHERTHTGEKPYECNQCGKVFSQHIHLQRHKTSHTGEKPYECNQCGKAFSQHSTLQIHKRTHTGEKPYECNQCGKAFSQHSLLQGHKRTHTGEKPYGCNQCGKAFSCHSNLQVHKRSHTGEKPYGCNQCGKAFSCHSNLQMHERTHTGEKPYECHQCGKAFSQHNTLQKHKRIHTGEKPYECKQCGKAFSCHGHLQKHKRTHT; via the exons ATGACCTATAAAGATGTGCATATcgacttcacttgggaagagtggagtttgctggatacttctcagaagaatctctacaaagatgtaaTGCTGGAGACCTATAAGAACCTCGCTGATATAGGTAAGACG ATCCAACATATTATCGAATATGGTAAAGCATTTATGTATACTCATTTTCCTTGCAGGCATGAAAGAAGCCAAACTGGAGAGAGGTCTTCTGAACATACACAATGTGTTAATGCCTTCACATATAACAGTgatcttcaaaggcataaaaggtcacatactggagaaaaaccctatgaatgtaatcagtgtggtaaagccttttctcgtCACAGTCACCTTCAAagtcataaaaggacacatactggagagaaaccctatgaatgtaatcagtgtgggaaagccttttctcagcacagtcatcttcaaaggcataagacctcacatactggagagaaaccatatgaatgtaatcagtgtgggaaagccttttctcagcacagtacCCTTCAAATACATaagaggacacatactggagagaaaccttatgaatgtaatcagtgtggtaaagccttctCTCAGCACAGTcttcttcaaaggcataaaagaacacatactggggagaaaccctatgaatgtaatcagtgtgggaaagccttttcttGTCATAGTAACCTTCAAGTGCATAAAAGGTCACatagtggagagaaaccctatggatGCAAtgagtgtggtaaagccttttcttgtCATGGTAACCTTCAAATGCAtgaaaggacacatactggagagaaaccgtatgaatgtaatcagtgtgggaaagtcTTTTCTCAACACAttcatcttcaaaggcataagacctcacatactggagagaaaccctatgaatgtaatcagtgtgggaaagccttttctcagcacagtacCCTTCAAATACATaagaggacacatactggagagaaaccctatgaatgtaatcagtgtggtaaagccttttctcagcacagtctTCTTCAAgggcataaaagaacacatactggggagaaaccctatggatgcaatcagtgtggtaaagccttttcttgtCATAGTAACCTTCAAGTGCATAAAAggtcacatactggagagaaaccctatggatgcaatcagtgtggtaaagccttttcttgtCATAGTAACCTTCAAATGCAtgaaaggacacatactggagagaaaccctatgaatgtcatcagtgtggtaaagccttttctcagcacaatactcttcaaaagcataaaaggatacatactggagagaaaccctatgaatgtaaacagtgtgggaaagccttttcttGTCATGGGCACcttcaaaaacataaaaggacacatacttgA
- the LOC100766483 gene encoding zinc finger protein 431-like isoform X3 has protein sequence MTYKDVHIDFTWEEWSLLDTSQKNLYKDVMLETYKNLADIGKTVPSYFKLSKGYKRHERSQTGERSSEHTQCVNAFTYNSDLQRHKRSHTGEKPYECNQCGKAFSRHSHLQSHKRTHTGEKPYECNQCGKAFSQHSHLQRHKTSHTGEKPYECNQCGKAFSQHSTLQIHKRTHTGEKPYECNQCGKAFSQHSLLQRHKRTHTGEKPYECNQCGKAFSCHSNLQVHKRSHSGEKPYGCNECGKAFSCHGNLQMHERTHTGEKPYECNQCGKVFSQHIHLQRHKTSHTGEKPYECNQCGKAFSQHSTLQIHKRTHTGEKPYECNQCGKAFSQHSLLQGHKRTHTGEKPYGCNQCGKAFSCHSNLQVHKRSHTGEKPYGCNQCGKAFSCHSNLQMHERTHTGEKPYECHQCGKAFSQHNTLQKHKRIHTGEKPYECKQCGKAFSCHGHLQKHKRTHT, from the exons ATGACCTATAAAGATGTGCATATcgacttcacttgggaagagtggagtttgctggatacttctcagaagaatctctacaaagatgtaaTGCTGGAGACCTATAAGAACCTCGCTGATATAGGTAAGACGGTACCTTCATATTTTAAACT TTCTAAAGGATACAAAAG GCATGAAAGAAGCCAAACTGGAGAGAGGTCTTCTGAACATACACAATGTGTTAATGCCTTCACATATAACAGTgatcttcaaaggcataaaaggtcacatactggagaaaaaccctatgaatgtaatcagtgtggtaaagccttttctcgtCACAGTCACCTTCAAagtcataaaaggacacatactggagagaaaccctatgaatgtaatcagtgtgggaaagccttttctcagcacagtcatcttcaaaggcataagacctcacatactggagagaaaccatatgaatgtaatcagtgtgggaaagccttttctcagcacagtacCCTTCAAATACATaagaggacacatactggagagaaaccttatgaatgtaatcagtgtggtaaagccttctCTCAGCACAGTcttcttcaaaggcataaaagaacacatactggggagaaaccctatgaatgtaatcagtgtgggaaagccttttcttGTCATAGTAACCTTCAAGTGCATAAAAGGTCACatagtggagagaaaccctatggatGCAAtgagtgtggtaaagccttttcttgtCATGGTAACCTTCAAATGCAtgaaaggacacatactggagagaaaccgtatgaatgtaatcagtgtgggaaagtcTTTTCTCAACACAttcatcttcaaaggcataagacctcacatactggagagaaaccctatgaatgtaatcagtgtgggaaagccttttctcagcacagtacCCTTCAAATACATaagaggacacatactggagagaaaccctatgaatgtaatcagtgtggtaaagccttttctcagcacagtctTCTTCAAgggcataaaagaacacatactggggagaaaccctatggatgcaatcagtgtggtaaagccttttcttgtCATAGTAACCTTCAAGTGCATAAAAggtcacatactggagagaaaccctatggatgcaatcagtgtggtaaagccttttcttgtCATAGTAACCTTCAAATGCAtgaaaggacacatactggagagaaaccctatgaatgtcatcagtgtggtaaagccttttctcagcacaatactcttcaaaagcataaaaggatacatactggagagaaaccctatgaatgtaaacagtgtgggaaagccttttcttGTCATGGGCACcttcaaaaacataaaaggacacatacttgA
- the LOC100766483 gene encoding zinc finger protein 431-like isoform X2: MTYKDVHIDFTWEEWSLLDTSQKNLYKDVMLETYKNLADIEYIKEDHITEEECTSSKGYKRHERSQTGERSSEHTQCVNAFTYNSDLQRHKRSHTGEKPYECNQCGKAFSRHSHLQSHKRTHTGEKPYECNQCGKAFSQHSHLQRHKTSHTGEKPYECNQCGKAFSQHSTLQIHKRTHTGEKPYECNQCGKAFSQHSLLQRHKRTHTGEKPYECNQCGKAFSCHSNLQVHKRSHSGEKPYGCNECGKAFSCHGNLQMHERTHTGEKPYECNQCGKVFSQHIHLQRHKTSHTGEKPYECNQCGKAFSQHSTLQIHKRTHTGEKPYECNQCGKAFSQHSLLQGHKRTHTGEKPYGCNQCGKAFSCHSNLQVHKRSHTGEKPYGCNQCGKAFSCHSNLQMHERTHTGEKPYECHQCGKAFSQHNTLQKHKRIHTGEKPYECKQCGKAFSCHGHLQKHKRTHT; encoded by the exons ATGACCTATAAAGATGTGCATATcgacttcacttgggaagagtggagtttgctggatacttctcagaagaatctctacaaagatgtaaTGCTGGAGACCTATAAGAACCTCGCTGATATAG AATACATTAAGGAAGACCATATTACTGAAGAAGAATGTACAAGTTCTAAAGGATACAAAAG GCATGAAAGAAGCCAAACTGGAGAGAGGTCTTCTGAACATACACAATGTGTTAATGCCTTCACATATAACAGTgatcttcaaaggcataaaaggtcacatactggagaaaaaccctatgaatgtaatcagtgtggtaaagccttttctcgtCACAGTCACCTTCAAagtcataaaaggacacatactggagagaaaccctatgaatgtaatcagtgtgggaaagccttttctcagcacagtcatcttcaaaggcataagacctcacatactggagagaaaccatatgaatgtaatcagtgtgggaaagccttttctcagcacagtacCCTTCAAATACATaagaggacacatactggagagaaaccttatgaatgtaatcagtgtggtaaagccttctCTCAGCACAGTcttcttcaaaggcataaaagaacacatactggggagaaaccctatgaatgtaatcagtgtgggaaagccttttcttGTCATAGTAACCTTCAAGTGCATAAAAGGTCACatagtggagagaaaccctatggatGCAAtgagtgtggtaaagccttttcttgtCATGGTAACCTTCAAATGCAtgaaaggacacatactggagagaaaccgtatgaatgtaatcagtgtgggaaagtcTTTTCTCAACACAttcatcttcaaaggcataagacctcacatactggagagaaaccctatgaatgtaatcagtgtgggaaagccttttctcagcacagtacCCTTCAAATACATaagaggacacatactggagagaaaccctatgaatgtaatcagtgtggtaaagccttttctcagcacagtctTCTTCAAgggcataaaagaacacatactggggagaaaccctatggatgcaatcagtgtggtaaagccttttcttgtCATAGTAACCTTCAAGTGCATAAAAggtcacatactggagagaaaccctatggatgcaatcagtgtggtaaagccttttcttgtCATAGTAACCTTCAAATGCAtgaaaggacacatactggagagaaaccctatgaatgtcatcagtgtggtaaagccttttctcagcacaatactcttcaaaagcataaaaggatacatactggagagaaaccctatgaatgtaaacagtgtgggaaagccttttcttGTCATGGGCACcttcaaaaacataaaaggacacatacttgA
- the LOC100766483 gene encoding zinc finger protein 431-like isoform X5 codes for MTYKDVHIDFTWEEWSLLDTSQKNLYKDVMLETYKNLADIGKTGDERSSEHTQCVNAFTYNSDLQRHKRSHTGEKPYECNQCGKAFSRHSHLQSHKRTHTGEKPYECNQCGKAFSQHSHLQRHKTSHTGEKPYECNQCGKAFSQHSTLQIHKRTHTGEKPYECNQCGKAFSQHSLLQRHKRTHTGEKPYECNQCGKAFSCHSNLQVHKRSHSGEKPYGCNECGKAFSCHGNLQMHERTHTGEKPYECNQCGKVFSQHIHLQRHKTSHTGEKPYECNQCGKAFSQHSTLQIHKRTHTGEKPYECNQCGKAFSQHSLLQGHKRTHTGEKPYGCNQCGKAFSCHSNLQVHKRSHTGEKPYGCNQCGKAFSCHSNLQMHERTHTGEKPYECHQCGKAFSQHNTLQKHKRIHTGEKPYECKQCGKAFSCHGHLQKHKRTHT; via the exons ATGACCTATAAAGATGTGCATATcgacttcacttgggaagagtggagtttgctggatacttctcagaagaatctctacaaagatgtaaTGCTGGAGACCTATAAGAACCTCGCTGATATAGGTAAGACG ggTGATGAA AGGTCTTCTGAACATACACAATGTGTTAATGCCTTCACATATAACAGTgatcttcaaaggcataaaaggtcacatactggagaaaaaccctatgaatgtaatcagtgtggtaaagccttttctcgtCACAGTCACCTTCAAagtcataaaaggacacatactggagagaaaccctatgaatgtaatcagtgtgggaaagccttttctcagcacagtcatcttcaaaggcataagacctcacatactggagagaaaccatatgaatgtaatcagtgtgggaaagccttttctcagcacagtacCCTTCAAATACATaagaggacacatactggagagaaaccttatgaatgtaatcagtgtggtaaagccttctCTCAGCACAGTcttcttcaaaggcataaaagaacacatactggggagaaaccctatgaatgtaatcagtgtgggaaagccttttcttGTCATAGTAACCTTCAAGTGCATAAAAGGTCACatagtggagagaaaccctatggatGCAAtgagtgtggtaaagccttttcttgtCATGGTAACCTTCAAATGCAtgaaaggacacatactggagagaaaccgtatgaatgtaatcagtgtgggaaagtcTTTTCTCAACACAttcatcttcaaaggcataagacctcacatactggagagaaaccctatgaatgtaatcagtgtgggaaagccttttctcagcacagtacCCTTCAAATACATaagaggacacatactggagagaaaccctatgaatgtaatcagtgtggtaaagccttttctcagcacagtctTCTTCAAgggcataaaagaacacatactggggagaaaccctatggatgcaatcagtgtggtaaagccttttcttgtCATAGTAACCTTCAAGTGCATAAAAggtcacatactggagagaaaccctatggatgcaatcagtgtggtaaagccttttcttgtCATAGTAACCTTCAAATGCAtgaaaggacacatactggagagaaaccctatgaatgtcatcagtgtggtaaagccttttctcagcacaatactcttcaaaagcataaaaggatacatactggagagaaaccctatgaatgtaaacagtgtgggaaagccttttcttGTCATGGGCACcttcaaaaacataaaaggacacatacttgA